The DNA segment TTGTCTGTGTATTAAGCAGCCTAAACTCAACAGcagtaaaaaatacatgaaagaattccccgccccaccccccgccccccaagTCACAGACTACTCTGTAAACAGATTGTAGGTTTTGCTTCTTACTCCAAGTTTCTAGgagttctgttttatttttgaactgGGGAACTAATTGATTTACCTCTAAGGATATACTGAGCACTGGAACTGCCTGCAAGAGCATAACCAACACGCTGAATAAAATGTGAATTGGAAAGGAGGCGGCAGACTATTGGCATGTGACAAATGTTTTCACTGTGTGAAGGGGTTAATGCACAAGTTTGAAAACCACGATCACCATGCAAGAGAGTTTGAGGTGGACACAGTCTTGTTTTCATAGTTGGTAAATCAACCAAGCCAAACTAGTCTTTCTACTGTTCAGTGCAcaatactgattatttttacaAGTCAATAGTTTACAATGCACCCTCTTTATAAGAAAATGTTAGATGCTTGTACCCAGATACTAATCAGATGTTTTAACAGCATTGCTTTGTACCACACAGAACATGTGGCTCCCACAGATGTACTTTATAAAGTGGATGCAGTGTACTGAGTGGGTTGGGTGGGTAggcaatttttttattttttgtttttacaggtagaatcagttttaaaatatagctGACTGCCATGttgatttatttatgaaagttatctgagaaaaataaaaaaaattaaaaacttaccATGATGAAACTAGGATTGTTTCTATTCCTCCAACTGAATGACGGGACACTGATTTCTGGAATGTTCCCCATGTGCAGCACTTCACAAGCACTATGCGTATGCCCACTGAGAATCAAACGGGGATGAAACCACCATATCAGCTAGAACAGAAAATGATGAGGTGCAAAAATTAAGTCATAACTAGAAAGAACTTGAGCTTaaacccctttttttcccaccttctAGCAGAATGAAATTATGACGATTCTGATATCCTTCGAAAGCATAAGACAAGTTGATACTGTAACAGTTATACCCCTTTGGCCCTCATCCCAAAtactggactttttttttttttttttcttggccatatggatcagaaaaataaaggcaataGCATCCTGTTGACATCATAAATAGAAAAAACCCTGGGTTTAGTAAAGCAATGCAGTTTTCTTGTCTGAGGGAGACTTTTGCACTGCCAGTGTTGAGTGAGGACATTtgtgcagaaggaaacaaatactGACCATTAGATTTTTACGGAATACTTTGactttacattttcttgtagTTGCTAAGTCAGCAAAAGCAGTGCTTTCAAAGTGTTGGAAAATCATGGCTTTCTACTAGGTTTGTCAGTAACCTACACGGTATGTAATGCTACAAAATGCTAAACTGGAGGtaacagcactgcagcagacTTAAGAGCGCCAGGACTTGCGGCCTGTACCTGggaaacccagcagcagcaaggccgTAATCGCGATGATCCTCAGGGGAGCAGCTCTAGCAAGCAGCATCTCAAAGGCCACATTAAAGCGGGAGCAGCTGTGGTCTGTTTGTCTCAGCTAACGCTCCTTCCAAATCTTTTTTAATCTATATCTATCTACATTTGTGTCCCACTCACACTGATACTCAAGTTCCCAATAAATCAAACCTTTTGTGATGCTTCTTGAGACAGTACATCATACTTTTCTTTAAACGGGATGTTCTTCTCCTCTACAGGAGCAGAATCTTCTCCAGTGCATTCAGCATCACTTTTCCGATAGAGGGGGTAATGCTGTGAGAAATTCAAAGCAAGGATCAGTTGTTAATGTCCAGCCTTTCTGGAACAGTAACAAATACTCTAAGAACATGTCAACATGTTGCCTTACCCCACCTCTAACACACCTGTAAAAGGATGGGTTCTGAAGCTGGAAGCTTTTCCACATCACTGCATCTTTTGTTGGAATAACTTGGTTTCTGTGAATAAAATCAACCCATACATGTTGTCTTCACCTATGTGTACCACAGGAGTGGGGAAGGGAATTAAACAATAGCTAGGTTTtgaggggttgggggggttgttgttttggtttctttgtcaAAAGCGGTAGCAGCTCCGAGTACAGAGTTTAAATACTGTCCACTGTATTAACTTTTAAGAGCCTCTGCTGTGGATAGAAGGGGAAATGCCTTAATTCCCCTTTCTGTATATGCTGTAAATACGGTTGCACTCTTCCTGAATGCCgaaagcaacagcagaatcTCACTGCACAAACAAGAGAAAGAGATTTAGGGCAGCCCGAGAGACAGCAGTTAGAGTCTGGTGATTTTTCCACTGGGAGCTGGTTCCCTGATTGACTGCCAACCCAGTTGGCCATGCTGCCTACCATGTTTCCAGTCAGCCTAtgaaaaagaggaatgaaatgaaatacaagaagCAATTGgatttgatgaaaaaaatacaactaaaaCATTACTAGGCTATCAAGACAGGACGCCAGTAGAATCAGAAAACTACAAGAATAGGCTAGCTTGAAGGATATAGACCAGCAATATGCATAAATGCAGGGATTATGTATCTCAAGTCAAACGGAGGGTTACAGAAACTTCTGCCGTTCCTTGGAACAGAGGAAATGACACCCTCTGTCTGTTGGCAGCCTGAGGAAGTTAACACCATTCACACAAAGCAACACAGTTAACAGTTAAGTAAAACGGTAAGAGGCAAACGAGGAGAAGGAAGATTTCCTAGCAAGTTGCAATATGAAATTGGAAGCAGACTTTTTCAGGAGAGCCTTAGTTATATCCTGTCACTGCAGTATCAGTATTCCCATTGCAGCAGCCAAGTTGCTGGCTATAATCGGATCTTTAATAAACTCTCACCTGCTGGGAGCAATTCAGTTTGTGAGAAAGTGCCACAAGCTTTGCCTCCGAGGTACGGCAgacagcacagccatcacccTCCAGGGCTACGCTGTTCACTAGGACAAAGCTGGAAAATACCAGGGAGTGGGCAAAGAGAAGGGAAGTGGGGAGGACAGGAAAGAACTTGTTATTCGTGCACACATGTGGGATAAACCTTATTTTATAAAGCCCAAGTATTTCAAAGTCTTCCAAAGACTcaacaaaacagcagaatgTAACGGCTTCTGAAATCACATGCTCTAAAAATCCTCTTCTGGGTATCCATAGTGTAGCTGTTTCTCTACCTGGTAGGCTCCTTTATAGTCAGTTGTTAATCAGGTTGCACAATATACCGTATGCTATGCTTCATGTTTACACTTCAAGATTTTTTGTATATCATAGCAGTATTAAGTGGTATTCTAGTGGAATGTTAGAAGCCCACTAAGCTGAATTCTGACTGAAAGTAGAACCTGCTTCTCTCcctgaacacattttaaacCTCAGAGACATAATTTTAGACATTCAGCTTCTTCAGaacaactgaaaagcaaaacagcattgCATTTGGCTGGCTACCCTGAACAAACAGTTTTGTACTTTGCGATCTCTCATGcagaaaatgggattttatttGTAATAGAAAAAGATTTCCCGGTAGATTTCAAATCAACTTCGAACTTCTGTCACAAGATTCATACCATTTTAGTCATTCATTCAGGACTCAAGAGATACATTCCCAGTTCAATTCAGTacattttacagacagaaatgaGCTGAATGCCTCTACTTAAGAGATACtcatcaaaacaaacaacaaaaaaattaattctttttaagcTGCGTTTTAAACTACAGATTTGTTGTAAAATAAGTTTATCTAgcaatgttttattaataatgCAACTCATTTCAGTTAATGAATATGATACCAGGCATACAATCTGCAACAGCATGCAAGaattctgctgtgcttttttttatcaAAGGGGAAATGGAGATACTCCttaataactattttttaaagcagctgaaatacatATCTAGAAGACCCCATGTCTGCATGATAAACAATAGCATTATACTAAACATTCATTAAGCTTGTAAATCATCCTAAAAAAGACACACCGTTTCTAGACCTgttcagaatgtttttaatgtttgcttAATTAAAGGAAACAAGCACAAACCTGTAGGTTTTGAATCTTACATTTACATGAATGATTATAACCTGATGGAATACATGCCAAACAGAGTGGCAATAGGTATTCCCTTCATTTATATGAGGTTTAAAGACAAATGCTTTGCCACAAGCCCACTATCACTTTCCCTCATTGGGTTCCTGCATGGTATCTAAAAGTAACAGAAAGGGTACACGGCAGGACAGCTACAGACACACACCACTGTGAGGACAGCTCTACAACAAGATCTACTCTGAGCCAAAACCTGCTTGTGCATTATTACCCCACCCTGTGGAAAACTGTGGACAAGCAGCTGCTATGTTCCCATATCCCTCAAAAAAGAGTTAAGTTCTGCAGAATAAAGTTATTAAGATTAATTAAACTCTTTACTTGTAAGCACAGAGGGGGTTGATTTGTGTTTCTTTACTGAATCCTATTCTGTTGTGTTTACAGCCATGGGTCATTACCAGCTGCAAGGAAGTAAAAAGGCAAACCAGAGAATTTGATTCTGACGCCACAgtacttttccatttaaaaggaaattgttGCAATTTACCTAGCTCAAAGTACAGCTCCCACTCAATATCAAACTACAGGTTTGTACAAAGTGTTTTGTGTTTAACATATCATAAGCTAGacacaaagtaaaaattaaaaaaatctaaaaaaaatgttttaagttaaGCATTCCTATaatatttcattagaaattCCACTTCCAGTTCTCAGTTTTCATTATTCTGGTCTTCTAACTCAGTAATCACTACTGTAAACATTGGGGGGGGATCGAGTATACTCACTTGATTCCTTTTCGAGTTATCAGCTTTCCTGAAGTAAAGTTGAAAACTTTCTCAAATCGATTTACCTTGTAAGTAGTCATTCTGtgtcaagaggaaaaatacaactGAAGTAAGAAATTGGCATTGTAAATCACCTGACACAGTTGCTTTACAGGTTGCAGGCAATTCATGCAGCTTGCTGCTCCATTATCTAGCTCACATACCCATTCAAACTCACAGGGGTGCTCTGACACCCATCGTGTACTCTGACCCAGTGCCACCAGTGTAAGCACAACCATCCTACAGAAGTACAGCAGAGCGGGGGCACTCACACTCTTTTGTGCTGAGGTAGCAGGAAAGGGAATATGCTCAGACTAAACGCTTTTCAGATAAGGAGGCCCACcacaaggaaaagcagcttcaaGTCTTCCCTGCCAATGCAGAAAGATGAGCTCTGAACAACTTCACATATGCTCAGAGAAGCATAAAAGTATCCCGAAACCTGCTCTAAAATTTATTCCTAGGGTGCACTGTGTGCAGATGGATACCGTTTAAGGTCTTGCTCTAAATTACAATCCCTTCTAATTTGGTTATGATCAAAAACTTTCTGTGTGACCACACAAGAGGTCAATCAGAAAACCAGTTACTGTACGCATGCTGACATTTCATTCTTGACACTTGCGTACTTTCACAGACAAGACTTACTCATAATGAAATCCAATGTCATGATTCCCAACAATAACCACTAGCTCAGTAGAAACTGGATACTTAAACATTTTCCGAAATCTCCTGACATCACCTGCCCATGCCTGCATGAGAACACAAATGGAGAAATTAATGCTGTTTGACAGTATCAAAGGGGACTGGTATTGTGatgggtttgcatggcaaggctTTGGTAGCAGGGGCGCTGctggggtggcttctgtgagaagctgctagaagcttcccctgtgtccaaTGGAGGCAATGCCAGCTGGCTTCgagatggacctgctgctggccgAGGCTGAGTCCATCAGCGATGGTGGTGGTGCCTCTGGGGTAACACATttaaagaggggaaagaaacttgcacaacagcaactgcagtggaagagaggagtgagactatgtgagaggcagagccccgcagcccccaggtcagtgcaggaggggcaggggggctccaggcgccggagcagagattcccctgcagcccgtggtgaagcccacggtggggcaggctgtgcccctcagcccgtggGGGTccgtggtggagcagatccccacctgcagcccgtggaggaccccacgccggagcaggtgggtgcccaaaggaggctgtgaccccgtgggaagcccaggctggggcagggtcctggcagggcctgtgaccccgcggggagaggagcccgggctggggcagggtcctggcagcgcctgtgaccccgcggggagaggagcccaggctggggcagggtcctggcagcgcctgtgaccccgcggggagaggagcccaggctggggcagggtcctggcagggcctgtgaccccgcggggagaggagcccaggctggggcagggtcctggcagcgcctgtgaccccgcggggacccaggctggggcaggctgtggagaactgcagcccgtgggcAGGGCTGACACCGGAGCAGCTgatggaggactgtctcccgcgggagggaccccaggctggagcagggcagtgtgaggagcctccccctgcgaggcaggagcggcagagacagcgtgtgatggactgaccgcagcccccgctcccgtccccctgcgctgctgggcggggggggggacagaAATCGGgggtgaagctgagcctggggggaagggaggggtggCGGGAAGGTGCttttaagatttgggtttatttctcattaccctactctgatttgattggtaataaactacactaatttccccaagtccggtctgttttgcccgtgacgGTAATTGCTGAGCGATCTCGCTGTCCTTATCCCGACCCAGGAGCCTGTCACTGcatcttccctcccctgcccagctgaggagcgGGGTGAcagagcggctttggtgggcacctggcacccagccagggtcaacccaccacaagtACATAATACAGAAGCACAGACTgagacatttacatttttttaagttttatatgAGGGGCAAAAGTGTCAAGATACTACCAAAAATGAAGAACCACAACATTTAAATTTGTACCTAAAACACTAGAAACTTCTACCAGCATGACACCTGTAGTAACACTAAACAAAGCCTTGCATACCTAGTCTTTCTTCTGTCATCCATTTCCTTCAACAAATCctcattttttgaaataaaagagcTGTTGATGCCATACCTGAGGTGAGCTCCATTTTCCTTCATCAAAGACATCCCCcagaataaaaacaatatcTGGCTGCAATAACCATACGGCAGTTTGGAAAGATCTCTCCATTTGCCATTccctgaaaggaaaacacagactCATTCATCACCGCCTAACTTCTGAATCCTCAACTCTGaacacacaaacacagcctGGCAGGAATGGGAAGATGGCTCCAACACACAGAAAGCACTAATAtgaaattcaaattaaatatcTAGAAATCAGGTTTAAGTACAGTAGGTATATCTTACCTGGTGGGTAATTCCACCACAAAACAATCAGGACCAACtcatgcaagaagaaaaaccagcttgtttatttttcattacaattccATTAAACAGTAATTAATTAGAACGGTGAATTATTGCATGTTTTACTACACTattgtttctgcagcaaaagtttctgatttttgtaTCATGGCGGAATTGGTACTTTCagcattctgatttttcttcttttggacTAATAGAAATATGGTTTTGTAGGCAGAAGATTGAATTATCTTTGCctttaaatgtgattttgcTTCCGATTCTTCTACTACAGAGACAAACTACCAGCTTCCTCATCTCTGTAATTAAAGATATTAACTATTGGGACAGCCAAGTTATCTGGCTCATTTTTAAGGCATTCTATAAAATCATTACATACTAGAAAAGACTTATCTGACCCACCAAAAATGCTCAGGCATCTACACCCACATAGTACCTGAGCATTCAAGACTGCACTGCCTCAGTAAGTCCCATTCTTTAACCTTTCAATACTGTTTTATTACCCGGCACAGATCCAGACAGGCAAGTCAGAGGCAGCATGTGTGCTTCTTAAAAGTACAACATTGGTTTTACACTCCTCTCCCATTAGCTACTATTAAAAACTCTAAAACCAGGATAAGAGATtattcaaaaaaattattacctTCTCAGCTTATCCAGCCAATGTCCTTTGATTTCACCAAGTAGGTGAGTATCAGCTAAAATTATGGCTTTTAGGACTGAAGTCGAAGTCTCTTTTCCACCCATGTGAGCTCCACCTTTCACTTCTGGCCATCGACATTGAAAAATTACCACATAATAAATCAAAAATTCGCAAAATATTAACACCGAGGTCACAAAGCACACAAGTTTCAGCAGGAAACAGAGCCTCTTCTTCAAAGGAAGATTCTTCACAGTGGTCGAGCTAGAACTCAGCATTGCAGTACCAGCATCAGACACTTCCACGATGGCTCAATTCTCCTCTCTCAGGCGAAGTCAGTAGGGGCTAGGTCAAAGGATTGCGTTGGGCTTTGTATCAGTACCAAATCCCTgtggagaaaatacaaaatattcatTAAGCCAGCATTCCTTGTGAAAAGCTATCATGTAAGGCCTACAGTGTTAGCTTCTTGTCACCCTGAAAgatttggaaatatttaattGACCTAAAAAGCAAAGTTGGTCTTCTCCTTCAGGAATGCAAACAGCCATGCTGCTGAGCATAGAACCGCACTCTCTCCTACCAGGACCAAGGCAACCAGCGTAAAGCTTGGTGTAtggtgcttttttaaaaactatacaGTGAAAACACTGTGAGTAGGGGTTAAAGGTAAGTAAAGACGGAGTTTAGCctgaacagaaggaagaaaaaaaatccactagGATCCATATCACCCTGGCCACTGCAACGCCACATGCAACCACCTTCTGGCACAAGTCACATAACATGACTATGCCAGATCAATGCAATTACCACCTTTAATACAGCTCAACTTTATAATCTCCAAGAACCAAAAGCAATTTACTATCCCTGAACAAGTTTACCAGAGCTTTCCAGGAACACAGATACGTGACTAGGTAACCAATGCTGCTAACAAGGGGAAAACAAGAAACATCAACAAAACAAGCCTCAGAAACGAACTGTGCTACAGCTGATGAGAAATGTGGGAAAATGAGCTTGAATTGCTAAGTTTACTGTATTTACTGATTTCTTCCAACTCGGATATTCTGTAACCCAAACAGGGAACTCACCCCTTCTGAAACCAcaatattattttctgctatTAGAAAGGCTAATACAAAACACATGTCTTCACTTCGATAAGCCACAATTGTAATAGGGCTCAATGACTGTTTCACTTCTTTGGAGGCATTTAACAGAAACTCGTTATTGCTGCTGTAAGGAGGAAATACCCAGCCTTTCATAGTTCTGTCTTCTACAGTCCTTGGCAGAAACACTTCTCCACTGTAAGTGCCCACAAGAAACAAGTATCCCACCTGAGAGTACAGAGACACTAGCCCTCACTTTCAAGTAAAATCACCCAGGTTCCACGTGCAACCCTCAAGGTTTCAGTCTGAAGAGTAGGGCATGTCTGAAAGACCCACTTTTTAAAGGTAAACAGCGTAGTATGGTCACAGTAAAAGGGCCTCCATGAGAGGTATAAACACGTTACCTCACAAGCTCATGAACAAACTTCTAGAGAAATCCACGAAGAAAAGTCTTGTCCCCCACTCAAGAACGGGACAGCAATTTTGCTTCCTACAATAGAAAAACTCTAACATAGGACAAACGTCCAGATACTGGCAATTACTGAACACAGCACTCAGTGATTAGGAGCCAACATTCAGGTGAATTCACTAAAACCAATTAGAACTGGGAATACTCAGTATCTTTGAATATTTAGACCCTAAATAGTAACACTGGGACAAAATTACAGAACCACAAATAATTACAGTTTATCTTCTCTAAAACCCTGGTCTCAGTCACATGCAGGACACGAAACAAAACCTAAATTGCTTTACTGTCTTATGCCCTAGCCAATCTGATTGATGTCTCATGGAAATCAAATCTGTCgtgtaattatcttatttttccAACCAAAACCTCTATTTGATAATAGCCACTTATTTTCAAACACGAACTTCCCCATATCACCACTACAAAGTACTTATTCAAGACAAAGAACCATTAGGCTGCTTCGTGTAACATTTCCAATATGCATTATTTAGCATGACTAATACTTAACTGCACGCAATCCAGTTCTATCTAAACTTAGTTTAGCAGGAGAAAGCCACTACTGGC comes from the Falco rusticolus isolate bFalRus1 chromosome 3, bFalRus1.pri, whole genome shotgun sequence genome and includes:
- the MPPE1 gene encoding metallophosphoesterase 1, whose product is MLSSSSTTVKNLPLKKRLCFLLKLVCFVTSVLIFCEFLIYYVVIFQCRWPEVKGGAHMGGKETSTSVLKAIILADTHLLGEIKGHWLDKLRREWQMERSFQTAVWLLQPDIVFILGDVFDEGKWSSPQAWAGDVRRFRKMFKYPVSTELVVIVGNHDIGFHYEMTTYKVNRFEKVFNFTSGKLITRKGINFVLVNSVALEGDGCAVCRTSEAKLVALSHKLNCSQQKPSYSNKRCSDVEKLPASEPILLQHYPLYRKSDAECTGEDSAPVEEKNIPFKEKYDVLSQEASQKLIWWFHPRLILSGHTHSACEVLHMGNIPEISVPSFSWRNRNNPSFIMGSITPADFSLQKCFLPYESRVFTIYCAAGALLVILILAHFQLLTPPFYFAQRLISKHKAV